In one Flavobacteriales bacterium genomic region, the following are encoded:
- a CDS encoding SBBP repeat-containing protein: MRQLLLVVLCSTNVLHAQQWNWAAGAGAGGNVDFCYDIATDSQGNAYWVGSLAGTVDFGCGTITDGSSDVMGFIAKRSPDGTCQWVRAITVGFNDAWAYGVAIDAADRIYVTGSYNGNADFGNGVTLNSLGIDDIFLARYDTVGTCLWARRAGSSASNDEARGVAVSPDGGIFIAGFSGGTTIAFDGISIPNAGNFRQLVIARYDSLGTVQWARASTGNGQGKSCQDISVAGDRVFVTGQVGSTVASYDGIALTPGSAGSYLYVLATDLDGNGVWARSYGNGDNEGMGISADTLGNVFVAARLWGNLFLPDDTLTSASSNDDILVMKLDREGAFHWAQSTGSAQRDLAWDVDADGMGNVLVAAHFQQSIDFFGTPFTALGGEDALIAKLDGDGNVVWASRPSGFQRDIPLCIHRQATAPNSIFFGGYYWGVITYGGSTIDDVGNGDAMLVAGVDTTFAVSAYATPVCPGACDGVAYAVVNGDQPFTYAWSTGATTSSVAGLCAGTYVVEVADAGGHLLVDTVIVTEHGPLDLSIQVDGDSLWVEGGSDWIWELDGFQVGAGQPYHIAWASGTYMVHFQDAYGCMNGSPTIIVVLGVGVEEDALGALRAWPNPMADLLHVQGLSPGMGVELRDALGRLIWQGQAAADRMEIPTHGLPHGSYLLRTESGAAIRLMR, from the coding sequence ATGCGCCAGCTGCTCCTCGTCGTACTCTGCTCCACCAACGTGTTGCACGCCCAGCAATGGAATTGGGCAGCCGGTGCGGGTGCTGGCGGTAATGTGGACTTCTGTTACGACATCGCCACCGACAGCCAGGGCAATGCCTACTGGGTAGGCAGCCTGGCCGGCACGGTGGACTTCGGCTGCGGCACGATCACCGATGGATCGAGCGATGTGATGGGCTTCATCGCCAAGCGAAGCCCGGACGGCACGTGCCAGTGGGTGCGTGCGATTACGGTGGGCTTCAACGATGCGTGGGCCTATGGTGTGGCCATCGACGCGGCGGACCGCATCTACGTGACGGGCAGCTACAACGGCAACGCTGATTTCGGCAATGGCGTCACGCTGAACAGCCTGGGTATCGATGACATCTTCCTGGCGCGGTACGACACGGTGGGTACCTGCCTGTGGGCGCGGCGCGCCGGCAGCAGTGCCAGCAACGATGAGGCGCGCGGCGTGGCGGTGTCGCCCGATGGCGGGATCTTCATAGCGGGTTTCAGCGGGGGCACCACCATCGCGTTCGACGGGATCAGCATCCCCAATGCGGGCAACTTCCGCCAGTTGGTGATCGCGCGCTATGATAGCCTGGGCACCGTGCAGTGGGCACGCGCCAGCACGGGCAACGGCCAGGGCAAGAGCTGCCAGGACATCAGCGTGGCGGGTGACCGCGTGTTCGTGACCGGACAGGTCGGTTCCACCGTTGCGAGCTACGATGGAATTGCCCTTACGCCCGGGAGTGCCGGTTCCTATCTCTACGTGCTGGCCACCGATCTGGACGGCAACGGTGTCTGGGCCCGCAGCTATGGCAACGGCGACAATGAGGGCATGGGCATCAGCGCCGATACCCTGGGCAATGTGTTCGTGGCGGCACGCCTGTGGGGGAACCTGTTCCTGCCGGACGATACGCTCACCTCGGCGAGCAGCAACGATGATATCCTGGTGATGAAGCTGGACCGAGAGGGCGCCTTCCACTGGGCGCAGAGCACTGGTTCCGCCCAGCGCGACCTGGCGTGGGACGTGGACGCCGATGGCATGGGCAATGTGCTGGTGGCCGCACATTTCCAACAGAGCATCGACTTCTTCGGCACGCCGTTCACGGCGCTGGGTGGTGAGGATGCGCTGATCGCGAAGCTGGATGGCGATGGGAACGTTGTGTGGGCTTCACGCCCAAGTGGCTTCCAGCGCGACATTCCGCTGTGCATCCATCGCCAGGCCACGGCGCCGAACAGTATCTTCTTCGGTGGGTACTACTGGGGAGTCATCACCTATGGCGGCAGCACCATCGACGATGTGGGCAATGGCGATGCGATGCTGGTAGCCGGTGTTGATACCACCTTCGCGGTGAGCGCGTATGCCACCCCTGTCTGCCCCGGTGCATGCGATGGTGTGGCATACGCCGTCGTCAATGGTGATCAGCCCTTCACTTATGCCTGGAGCACCGGTGCCACCACGTCATCGGTGGCGGGATTGTGCGCGGGCACGTATGTGGTGGAAGTGGCGGATGCAGGTGGCCATTTACTGGTCGATACGGTAATTGTGACGGAGCATGGCCCCCTCGATCTCTCCATCCAAGTGGACGGGGATTCACTTTGGGTGGAAGGCGGAAGCGATTGGATCTGGGAACTGGATGGGTTCCAGGTCGGCGCGGGCCAACCCTACCACATTGCTTGGGCGAGCGGCACCTACATGGTGCATTTCCAGGATGCGTACGGATGCATGAACGGTTCGCCCACCATCATCGTGGTCTTGGGTGTGGGAGTGGAAGAAGATGCCCTAGGGGCGCTCCGCGCCTGGCCCAACCCGATGGCGGATCTGCTGCACGTGCAGGGCCTGTCGCCGGGCATGGGGGTGGAGCTCCGCGATGCCTTGGGCCGGTTGA